The genome window GATGCTATTTTCATTGGTCTCCATAACGATAAATATACCGTGAGCAAAGCAACTGAAATTGTAAGTAGATAAAACCACCAATGATAAAGAGAAAACTGATTATTTTCTAATAACTGTTTCATTGTTAAAATCATTGAGTTTTCATTTTCATAATATGATAAAAACCCTGAAAACACCGTTTTTGACAAGATTGTTCCAATCATTAATCCGGTTGGGATAGCAAATAACGCAACTCCCAACCCCTCTATTAGTACAATTTGTCTAATTTGGCGTTTTGTTGCTCCGATGGCCTTTAATTTTCCAAATTCCTGTATTCTTTCCGTCATTCCCACGTAATAAATGCTGAATATTGTTATCACACCGGCCAAAGCAATAATAAGTATTATGCCTGTTATTGCAGGCACTATAACCGGGTCTACATAGTTTGCCATTAAATATTCTTTATTAATGCGTATATTATTTTCCGAGATGGAAAATTGCTTAGCAATGCTGTTGATCGTGTTTTCCATATCATCCGTTAGAGCATTCTTTTTCCCTTTTACCTGAAAAAGAAAACGATAGGAAATCTGATCCTCTGTTATCTCCTTTTTCAGAAATTCTTTTGACACAAATGCTGAATATGCTTTCTCATTTACATTGGAATGACTGTCTTCCACAAATCCGGATATAATAAACTCCCTCTCTTCTGCTAAGCCAAGACCTCCATCCTGTAAAATTTGGTATGGTACCATGATGGTGTCTCCAATCGTTCCTTCTTGTCCTAATTCCTTTAAAATCCCGGCAGAAACCACAATTTCATCTTCCTTTTCCGGAAGTTTTCCTTCTGAAAGCTTCATTCGGTACAAAGAAAAACCTTCATCGTCCAAATATATCATTGCTATCTTAGCATCGTTAACAACCATATATCCTGCATCACTTCTTAAGCCATGTACTGCAATATTATGATGAGCCGGTAGTTTTTCTACTGTTTTTTCATCCACATCCCGATATAAAGCATGCCATGTGGGATAGATCTCTTTTACAACTGCAAATTGACCATCTATCATATTCTTTCCAATTGTAGGAATTAAAAATAGTAGTAGTGTTACTAAAATGATTGTAATACCAATTATAATGTTTTTATTTTTATGGTATTTCATATTTTCATATGCAATTCTTGTAGTCATCTTCATGAGCAGCTCACCACCCTGCCGTCTTCTATTAAAATCACAACATCTGCCATCTGAGCAATGGTCTCATCATGTGTGATCATAACTAGCGTCTGTCCATATTCTTTTACACATTTTTTCAGCAAGTTCATTACCTCTAATTCCGTCTGTGAATCCAGGTTTCCCGTAGGTTCATCTGCTAATATAATTGCAGGAGTTGAAGCAAGGGCTCTGGCAATTGCTGTCCGCTGTTTTTGCCCACCTGATAAGGTATTAGGCTTTGCATCCTTCTTATCAGAAAGTCCTATTTTTTCTAAGATACTCATTATTTCATTTCCATTAACCTTTCTGCCATCCAGACCAAGTGGAAGCACTACATTTTCCCATACGGTCAGCGATGGAATTAGATTATAGTCCTGGAAAACGAAACCAATTTTCTTTCTACGATACTTTGCAAGCTGATCCCCTTTCAAAGAATAGATATCTTGTTCCTCAATGATAACCCTCCCCGAGTCCGGACGATCCAATCCACCAATTAAGTGGAGCAACGTGGATTTTCCTGAACCAGAACGCCCAACTATAGCAGTAAATTTTCCCCGCTCAATTTCCAAATTCGTATGATCTACTGCCTTAACCAATGTTTCTCCTGTTTGATAATATTTTACTAAATTTTCTATTTTTACTATTGTATTCAATCGTTTACTCCTCCTATTAATTGGATTTTCTCTTTCAGATACATCATAACAAGATGATATTACAAAACCCTTACAAATACGATTACAGTTTTGTAAGGGTCTATATAGGCAAAGTAATTCGAAAGATTGTACCATTGTGCAACTTTCTTTTAGCTACAATCATACCACCTTGCTCATCTATTATTTTTCTGGTCAGATAAAGCCCAATTCCAGCTCCTTCTTTTACTTGGCTACTTGCACTTTTACCACGGTAAAAGCGCTGAAAGATTCTGTGTAGTTCTTCTGTTGGAATTCCCATACCTTCATCTTCTATATCTATCATCACTAAGTTCGGCAATTTATGAACACCAATAGATACACATGAACCTGCATTGGAGTATTTAATCGCATTATCTAAAACATTTGAAATTGCCTCCACTGTCCATTTTGGATCGTGTTTAACATTTACATCATTTTTTATATCAATCTGTATTTTTATATCCTTGCTATAAGCTTTCATATATACTTGATTTATAGCTTCAGATAAAGTCTTTTTAATACCAGAAAGCTCCGGTTTGATTTCAATCATATGGTTTTCCAACCTAGACAAATGAACCAATTCTTCCAGCAAGATTTCCAGTTTATTTATTTCCTGTTCTTCCATCAATAGAAATTGCCGCCGTTCTTCGTGTGTTAATTCTGCCTCTTGAGCAAGTTCATGGCTCATTCTAAGTGATGAAAGCGGTGTTTTTAATTGATGAGAAATATCTGTAATCAGCGACTTCGTACCATTTTCTTCTCTGTCCAATTGCTCTCTTAATGTTGTAAAATAATACCCTAGCTCTCGAAGCAAATCCTCAATCTTCATCCACTCATTCGTTTTGTTATTATGGCTTTCCATACTAATAAGAGATGGAACCAGTCGATAATTCCCCTTTTTGAATTGCTCTAGCTGTTCCGATATTCGTTTTAAATCATTTTTGTTTTCGCACTTCTTTTTTCTGTCTTTACTTATTTGGATGCAATAACACAAACTAAATGACATAATAGATACAGCTATAAGAAACAACCAGAAATGTAAAGTAATGATTTTCATTTCTGTTATGTAATATTCAAAGCTTTCCTCTAACACCTGCTGCTGTTCCGGGTAAAATATAATCATTTCATCCATCTGCATATGATAAACCTGGGTTCCTTTTTTCACCATTATGCCTATCCCAATAGACAAAA of Alkalibaculum bacchi contains these proteins:
- a CDS encoding ABC transporter ATP-binding protein, producing MNTIVKIENLVKYYQTGETLVKAVDHTNLEIERGKFTAIVGRSGSGKSTLLHLIGGLDRPDSGRVIIEEQDIYSLKGDQLAKYRRKKIGFVFQDYNLIPSLTVWENVVLPLGLDGRKVNGNEIMSILEKIGLSDKKDAKPNTLSGGQKQRTAIARALASTPAIILADEPTGNLDSQTELEVMNLLKKCVKEYGQTLVMITHDETIAQMADVVILIEDGRVVSCS
- a CDS encoding sensor histidine kinase, yielding MVKKGTQVYHMQMDEMIIFYPEQQQVLEESFEYYITEMKIITLHFWLFLIAVSIMSFSLCYCIQISKDRKKKCENKNDLKRISEQLEQFKKGNYRLVPSLISMESHNNKTNEWMKIEDLLRELGYYFTTLREQLDREENGTKSLITDISHQLKTPLSSLRMSHELAQEAELTHEERRQFLLMEEQEINKLEILLEELVHLSRLENHMIEIKPELSGIKKTLSEAINQVYMKAYSKDIKIQIDIKNDVNVKHDPKWTVEAISNVLDNAIKYSNAGSCVSIGVHKLPNLVMIDIEDEGMGIPTEELHRIFQRFYRGKSASSQVKEGAGIGLYLTRKIIDEQGGMIVAKRKLHNGTIFRITLPI